From one Salmo salar chromosome ssa09, Ssal_v3.1, whole genome shotgun sequence genomic stretch:
- the LOC106610849 gene encoding cytochrome P450 1B1 — MALLDTEFGVKGSSIIREWSGQVQPALVASFVFLFCLEACLWVRNLRLKRRLPGPFAWPVVGNAMQLGQMPHITFSKLAKKYGNVYQIRLGCNNIVVLNGDTAIREALVQHSTEFAGRPNFVSFQSVSGGNSMTFSNYSKQWRTHRKIAQSTIRAFYSANSQTKKAFEQHVVAEATELIEAFLKLSADGQFFNPAHELTVAAANVICALCFGKRYGHDDMEFRALLASMDMFGETVGAGSLVDVMPWLQYFPNPVRSVYQSFKDLNKEFFTFVRDKVVEHRETFDPEVTRDMSDAIIQVIDKADSDTGLTEAHTEGTVSDLIGAGLDTVSTCLHWMLLLLAKYPNIQTRLQEQIDKVVGRDRLPSIEDKASLAYLDAVIYETMRYTSFVPLTIPHSTTSDVTIEGFHIPKDTVVFINQWSVNHNPLKWKDPHLFDPSRFLDENGALDKDLTNSVLIFSAGKRRCIGEQIAKVEVFLFSAILIHQCSFENNPSQDLSLDCSYGLTLKPLNYKISAKLRGELLNGA; from the exons ATGGCACTGCTGGACACAGAGTTTGGGGTGAAGGGCAGCAGCATCATCAGGGAATGGAGTGGACAGGTCCAGCCAGCTCTG GTCGCCtcctttgttttcctcttctgtctagaAGCCTGTCTATGGGTCAGGAATCTCAGACTCAAGAGAAGGCTGCCAGGACCCTTTGCCTGGCCGGTGGTGGGCAATGCCATGCAGCTGGGGCAGATGCCTCATATCACCTTCTCCAAGCTGGCAAAGAAGTACGGCAACGTGTATCAGATACGACTGGGCTGCAACAACATAGTGGTGCTCAATGGAGACACAGCAATACGAGAAGCCTTGGTTCAACACAGCACAGAGTTTGCAGGCAGACCCAACTTTGTGTCTtttcagtcagtgtctggtggtaACAGCATGACATTCTCTAACTACAGCAAACAGTGGAGGACCCACCGGAAGATCGCTCAGTCCACCATTAGAGCTTTCTACTCTGCCAACAGCCAGACCAAAAAAGCATTTGAACAGCATGTTGTGGCAGAGGCTACTGAGCTCATTGAAGCTTTTCTCAAACTCAGTGCTGATGGACAGTTTTTCAACCCTGCTCACGAACTGACAGTAGCTGCTGCTAATGTAATCTGTGCCCTGTGCTTTGGAAAGCGTTATGGCCATGATGACATGGAGTTTAGAGCCCTTCTGGCCAGCATGGACATGTTTGGAGAGACGGTGGGGGCTGGCAGCTTGGTGGATGTCATGCCCTGGCTTCAATATTTCCCAAATCCTGTCCGCAGTGTCTACCAGAGCTTCAAAGACCtcaataaagagtttttcacctTTGTGAGAGACAAGGTGGTGGAGCACAGGGAGACGTTTGACCCTGAAGTGACCCGGGACATGAGTGACGCCATTATTCAGGTAATTGACAAGGCAGACAGTGATACCGGGTTGACGGAGGCCCACACAGAAGGGACAGTGTCCGATCTGATTGGTGCGGGACTGGATACTGTGTCCACTTGCCTTCATTGGATGCTCCTTTTATTGGCAAAATACCCCAACATCCAAACCAGACTGCAGGAGCAGATTGACAAAGTGGTAGGCCGTGACAGGCTGCCCTCTATTGAGGACAAAGCCAGCCTGGCTTACCTAGATGCTGTTATCTATGAGACCATGCGCTATACCAGCTTTGTACCCCTCACCATCCCACACTCCACCACATCAGATGTCACCATCGAAGGCTTCCACATCCCCAAAGACACAGTGGTCTTCATTAACCAGTGGTCCGTCAACCACAACCCTTTAAAGTGGAAGGACCCACATCTTTTTGACCCCTCACGGTTCCTCGATGAAAATGGTGCCCTTGACAAGGACCTGACCAACAGTGTGTTGATATTCTCAGCAGGGAAGAGGCGATGTATCGGTGAACAGATCGCCAAAGTGGAGGTTTTTTTATTTTCTGCTATTTTGATTCACCAGTGCAGCTTTGAGAATAACCCAAGTCAGGACCTCTCCTTAGACTGCTCCTATGGGTTAACACTGAAGCCCCTGAACTACAAGATCTCTGCCAAGCTCAGAGGAGAATTACTTAATGGGGCATAA